The window GTAATTAAAAAATAAATTAACTTGGATTTTCTTTTCAAATTTTGAAGATTGTGATTCTATCTTTTTTAGTGTGGTAACTAAAGTTCTAGGTAAATTATTTTCAAACCCTATTCACTTACCAACAATCCCTAAATCTTCCATTTTATTTAGTAATTTACCATTTAAATTTTTTAATAGTAAATTTAATAAAAAATTAACTTCTTCTTTTCCTCTTTTTCAATTTTCCATGCTGAAAGCAAAAAAGGAAACTTGTTCAATCTCCTTTTCTATACAACATTGCACAATTTCTAATAAGTTTTTAATTCCTTGGGAGTGACCATAAGTTCTAGACTTATTTCTAACTTTTGCTCATCTACCATTTCCATCCATTATGAATGCAATATGTTTTAGTTTATTCATTTTATATAGTCATTAATTCTTTTTCTTTTTCAGCAAAAGCTTTATCTACTTTTGCATTTCATTCTCTAGTTAATTTATCTAGATCTTCTTCATATCATTTAAGTTCATCTTCTCTAAGTTCTTTATCATCTTTAATTTTGTGATGAACATCTTTTCTGATATTTCTAATTTCAACTTTTACTTGTTCACTAAATTCTTTAACTTTTTTTACTGATGCTTTTCTAGTTTCTTCAGTTGGTGAAGGGAAAATAATTCTTAAAGAGTCAGCATCTACTTGAACAGATAATCCTAAATTTTCTTTTTGAATAGCACTGTTAATATCATGTAATAATGTTTTGTCATATGGTTTAACAACAATTTGTTTTCCTTCAACTACTTGCATATTTGCAATTTCAAATAATTTTGATTTATCACCATAAGCTTCAACCATTACATGGTCTAAGATTTTTGGATTAGGTCTACCAGATTTAATTTTATTAAATTCAGAATCTAATCATTCTAATTTAACTTCTGCTTTTTTATCAAATTCTTCTTTATAAATTTTTCATTCCATAATTAATTAAATATCCTATTCTTATAATTTATTCTTTGTTGTCTTGATAAAAACTTTTAATGATTTCATTTAATTTTTTTTGATTTTTTTGAATATCATCTTCTTTTAACTTCTGTAATTCTTCAATAGAATTTTCAAAAATATCATCAATATTTAAACTATTTTCTTCTTTAATTGTTTTAATATCAATAACTTTATTATCTCAATTATTTGAACTTTTTTCACTATTGTTTTTGATATTTTTTATACCAAATTTAAAAGCATCTAAATCTTTTTCATCTTCTGATACTAAAGTAAATTTAGACTTATTTTCAAAAGCATTAAGAATTCCATTTTTTTCATTCATCTTAAAAACAATTGTTTTTATATTTGATTGTTTACAAATAGTTGCAGCTGTAATATCCATCACTTCTAAACCCAATTCAATTGCCTTACTATAAGTTAAATGTTTATAAAATTTAGCATTGGGATTTTTATTTGGATCACTATCATATACACCATCTACATTATTTTTCCCCATCATAATATATGAAGCACCAAGCTCTGCAGCTGAAACTGCAACACCAGTGTCTGTTGTGAAATAAGGACGACCTGTTCCACAAGATAAGATGGCAATTTCATTATTATTTAATGATTCTTCTAAATTCCTAATAATGTAACTGTCTGCAATTTTTTCCATTTCAATAGTAGAGAAAATTCTAGATTTGACATTAATGTTTGTAAGTAAAGATTGAAGTGCTAATGAATTCATTACAGTAGCTAACATCCCCATTTGGTCTGCTTTATATCTTTGCATACCAATTTCTTTTGCTATGTTACCTCTTCAAATGTTTCCGCCACCCAATACAATTGCAACTTTATAGTTATTGGATAATACTTTAATTTGTCTACCAATTTCTCTTAAAAAGTCCAAATCAATAATATCATTTTTACCTTTTAAAGAAGCTCCACTAATTTTTAATATGACTAATTCTTTGTTCATAATCTCCCACTTTTTTATTTTTGAAAATATATAGTAAAAATGAAAAAATATTTCTATTTTTTCATTTGTGCTTTTACTTCATCAGCAAAGTTTGCTTCTTGTTTTTCAATACCTTCACCAACTTCAAATCTTACCATTTCAAGAACTTTGTTAGCCTTATTTTGTTTAAGGTATTTAATAATTGTAATTCCGTTGTCTTTAATAAAAGGTTGTTCTTCTAAACATACTTCAGCAAGCATTTTAACCATTCTACCTGCAACAATTTTTTCAGCAAATTCTTTAGGTTTACCTTCTTCAATTGTTTTTTGAATTAATAATTTTTCTTCTTCATCTTTTCATTTTTTGTCTACTTGACTGCTGTTAACAAATTTAGGATTCATTGATGCAACTTGCATAGCAACATCTTTACCTACTTCACTACTAACTTCACCATCAATTAAAACAGCTGCTGATATTCTTCCGTTAAAGTGTTGGTAAACACCAAAACTTTGTCCTTTTTTCTTTGTTAATAATTGAGCTCTTCTAACTGAAATTTTTTCTCCAATTGTAGCAGTTAAATCAATTGCAGTATCTGCAACTGTTTTTTTATTAGGTAAAACTAATGAATCAACATTGTCAGCTGATTTATTTTTTAAAATAACTTCAGCTACATCTTTAACAAATTTAACAAAATCTGCATTTTTACTAACAAAATCAGTTTGAGAATTGACTTCTAAAACAACACAGTTATCACCTTTTTCAACAACTGTTGTTTGTCCTTCAGCTGCAATAGCACTTGCTTTTTTAGCAGCTTTTGAAATTCCTTTTTCTCTTAATCAAGCAATTGCTTTTTCAATATCATTATCAGATTCTTCTAAAGCTTTTTTACAATCCATAAAACCAGCTTGAGTTCTACTTCTTAGTTCTTTAATTTTATCAGCACTAATACTCATAATTAAAATTCCTTTTTATTTAAAATGTTTAAAACCTTATATTATTTTATATGATTTTCACAATTAATTATTAAATAGTTAGATGAATCTTAAAAAGAAGAAGTTTGAAATTTAAAATCAATATGAATCTCTTTAGTAAATTTTAATAATAATTTACTGATAAAAAATTTATTCATTCTTTCCTTTTTTAAATCTAAAAAATTTAAAAATCTTAATTCAATGGATTATTTTTAATATCTTTTAAAATTATTTTTTTAATTATTAAATTAATCAATTTAGAAACTAAACAATGAACTAAAAATATTGCTGCAAAATTAAAAATAAGAAAAAGATAAGAATAAGCTAGTGCATTTGTTATATTGATTCAGTCTAATTCTCAAATATGCAAAAGAAAAGCTAGAACTATAAATAAATAATTAGCTAAATACAAAAGGTAGAAAAAGAAATTTTTTATATAAACTAAAATTAAGAATTTTTTAATCTTGTTTGCATCTATTACAGGATTTAACAAATTCAATAAATACATCATTCCTAAATATCAAATATTAGAAAAACTTGCTCGGAAATTTTTTGTAACATAGAAATATTGATGAAATCCTATATAAGTTTTATAAGCAGATTCTTGATGAAAATATTTTGTGTAATCAAAAGTTATGGGTTTTTTATAAATAAAATCAGTCTTAGAAATATGCCATAGCTTGTATTTAAATTCATAAAAAATTTGATTAATATCAATATCCAATGGTGTGTCTATATCAATATCCATATTAATTTCTTGATGATATTTTTTTAAATAATAATTTTTAAATTTTACATCAATATTTTTAATAACCCATTTAGTCATTTTGTATTGATAAATATATTGAAAAATTATTGAAATAATAATTAAAGGAATAGTAACAGAAACATAAACTATATCATTAGTAAAAAGGCCTAATAAAGAAAATATAAATATTAATAAAAGAAGATTTAGATTCATCACAATTGTTTTATAAAAGTGTATCTTTAAGAAAAACATGTGAGCAAATTCTCTTTCACTTAATGCTTTAAAAAATGATCTAAAAAAAGTAATAAAAACCATTGTTCCAAAAATGGGTGAAAGCAATAGTCATAAAGGTAGTTTTATTTGTTGAAATTTTTTAATAATTAAAATATCTTGTTTCAATGACTGGTCCATGTAATTAGTGATCATAGGTTATCCTTATAATTTATTAAAGTAAAGATTTAAAGTTGTGATTACATCCAATATTGTCTGACTGGTAATTATCTTGCTTCTATTAATTTGAATTTATTTTTCAAAATAGCATTTAAGTACTAATGATTTTTTAATCAATGTCTTTCAAAACTATTTTTTTAATAAATAAATTTATTATTCTAGAAATAAAAGCATGTAAAAGAAGTATGACTAAGAAACTACCTACAGATACTAATATTGGAAAAATAGGATTCATTATGTTAATTAATCCATTTATTTGAAAAGCTTTAAAAATGAATATTAACAAAATGAATAAATAATTAAGTATATATAAAACACCAAAAAATAAATTTTTTAGGTGGATAATAAATAAAAATTGTTTTAATTTTTTTATATCTAAAATAGGACTCAATGAATTTAATAAAACAATCATTCCTAAATATCAAAAATTTGAAAAACTCACTATTACATTTTTCTTAATATTAAGATGGTTAAATAGCCCTGCTTGGTAAGCATCTTCTAAAGGAAAGTGTTTTATAGGGTCTAAATAAATTGATTTTTTATAGATGAAATCATTTTTAAAAATTTTTGATAACTTAAATGGTAATGTACTGATTTTTGGATAAAGTCCAATTTAGGTTTTAAACATTTCTAATGTTTATAGTGATTTAATTTATATCATATCCTGTTCGTTTTTGAAATAACCTATATTTCATTTTCAAACAGGATTTTTAATTGTTGTAATATTAATCCCCAATTAGCAACTCTTGATTTCCAATTTTCTGAAATATTAATCAATCTTAAATAAATTAATTTAGATAATGCATTAACAGATGTAATTCCACCTTTTGCTTTTGTTATCTTCCTAATATTTCTATTAACATTTTCAATTAAATTTGTAGTGTAAATTAGTCTTCTAATTTCTGCAGGAAATTGAAAGAAAGTGGTTAACTCTTCAATATTATTATTTCAAGATTTAGTTGCATAGCCATATTTAGAAGATCACTTTTCAGTAAATATTTTTAAAGCTTTCATAGATACATCAAAATTTGGTGCTTGATAGATTTTTTTCATATCTGCAGTAAATTCTTTTAAGTGATCATATCTAACAAATTTTGTAGAGTTTCTTACTTGATGAACAATACATTTTTGAATGTAAGTTTCTGGGAAAGCACTTTTAAAAGCATCACTAATTCCAGTTAGATTATCAGAACAAGAAATAAATACTTTTTTAACACCACGGCTCTTTAAATCATTAAAAATACTTAATCATTGTTTAGCAGATTCTGTTTCACCTATTCAAAAACCTAATATTTCCTTAATTCCTTCTAAATTAACTCCAAGAATTATATAAACTGATTTTTCTAAAAATTGAGAGTCATCTCTAACTTTAAATCTAATTCCATCAACAAAGATAATAGGATATATATCTTCTAAAGGTCTAGACTGTCATGTAAGTATTTCAGGAAGAATTTTGTCAGTAACTCTTGATACTAAATCTTTATCTACTCCTACACCATACATGTCTAGGAAAACATCTTGTATTTCTCTAGTAGACATTCCTTTAGAATAAAGTTTAATAATATTGTGTTCTATGTCATTTAAATTTCTTTGATGTTTTCTTACTAATTGTGGTTCAAATGTAGAATTAACATCTCTTGGAATTTCTACATCCAATTTTCCATATTTAGTATTTAAAGTTTTTTTGGTTTTTCCTTTTCGGTAGTTATTAGAAAACTCTCTAGAATTCTGATCTCATTTTTCATATCCTAAATGGCCATCCATTTCTACATCTAAACTTTTTTCTATAAATGATTTGGTTAATTCTTTTAAAAGGTTGTCAAAATCTTCTTTGTTTTCAACACCTAATTTTTCTAATAATTTTTCAGTTGATGATTTTTCTTTTTTTGCCATAATAAAAACTCCAGTTAGTAATATCTTAATATTTCCTAAATGGAGTTTATCCAAAATTTGCTACAGTACCACTTAAATTTAAACTGATAAAAAATTTCATTAATATCAATATCTAATGAGGTATTTATATCAATATCCACCTTAATTTCTTGTCCATATTTTTCTCAATAATATTTTTGAAATTCACTATCTATATTTTTAACAATTCACTTGGTTGTGTAATATTGATAAATGTATAGAAAAATTAATGAACAAATAGCTAGAGATATTAGAAATCATATAAAAATTGATTCATACTCATTTTCATAAATTCCTAAAAAGCAATAAACTCCCATTATAAAAATGATTACACTATTCAATACAACCATTTTTCGAATATAAATTTTCAAAAATAAAGTATGAACAAATTCTCTCTCACTTAAGACTTTAAAAAACGATCTAAAAAAAGTTATAAAAACAAAAGTTCCAAAAATTGGTGAAAGCAAAATTCACAAAGGGAATTTTATTTGCTGGAATTTTTTAATAATTAAAATATCTTGATTTAGATATTGGTCATTAATTAAACTATTCATAAAATAATCTTTCTTCTTTTAATAAATTCTTTATATGTTGATTCTAAATTTAGCCTAACTGCAAATAGATAATATTTTTTGCACTTTTAAAAAAATATTACATATATTCAAAAATTTATATATAAAGTTTTATTTTTTTATATTTACTATCAAAATTTTTAAAAAAATAAAAAAGAAGTAATTGATAAGTTCAATCACTTCTTTAAAAATTAATTTTATAAAGAATTAGTATTCACTTCTTCCTAATTCACTTCAAGTAACTTCAAATACTTTTTTTAATGAGTTGTAAGATTTTTGGAATCCTCTTTTTTCTTCAGCTAATAAAGTTAATTTTAATGGACTATGTCATCCATCTTTACCAACAACTGCTGGTCATCCAATGTAAATATCACTGTCAGCATTTTTCTTAATAGATACTGGTAAAATTACATTTTCGTCTCTTAATACTGCTTTACAAATTCTTGCTAAACATGCACCAATTCCGTAGAATGTTGCTCTTTTTGTATTAATAATTTTGTAAGCTTTTCTCATTACATCTTTGTGAATTGCTCTTTTTTGAGAATCAGAGAATTTTCTATATTTTGATAATGGAATTGATCCTACACTTGCTTGTGAGAAAACAGAAACAGAAGAGTCTCCATGTTCTCCAACTACATATACTTCTAATGAAGCTGGGTTAATTTTAATTCTTTTAGCAACTTCTCATTGTAATCTTGCTGAGTCTAAAATAGTTCCTGAAGGAATTACTTTGTTTGGTTCAAAACCTGTAACTTTAGCATATACAGATCCCATAATATCTACTGGGTTTGAAGCAATAACTGTAATTCCATCAAATCCTGAATCTTTTACGTTAGTAGCAATTTCTTCCATAATTTTTGCATTTCTACCAACTAATTGAAGTCTTGTTTCTCCACCTGGTTTTTGTGGTACACCTGCTGTAATTACTACAACATCTGCATCTGCACAATCTTCATAAGTTCCAGATTTAATCATGCCAGCTGGTGTTGACATAATAGCATTAGCATCTTCAAAATCTCAAGCATTTCCTTTTGATAAGTTATCAAAAGCATCAATTAGAACGTATTCATCAAATAAACCTTGGTTTAATGCTGAATACAAAAATGATGTTCCTACGGCTCCACAGCCGATTAATACAACCTTTCTAGTTTTCATAGTCGTTCTTTCCTTTATTTAAATTTATAATTTTTCGAGATGATATATTTTCTAATTTTTTTTCCGAAAAAAAATAAACAACTTCTAATTTATCTCACTCTTGCTTATAAATATCAGCAATGTATTTTTCAAATTTGAAATCATTTACATCTCTTATACCTCTTATTATAAAGTAGATTGTTTTTATTTTTGCAAAATCTGAAATCTTAGAATCTCATTTTATTACTTCAACATTTTTGATTGATAATGAGTCAATTTTTTCTTCAACTTTTTGATATCTTTTTTCTAAATCACTACTTGTTTTAGTGTTATTAATTGCTACAACAATATATACAAAATCAAATAGTTTTAGTGCTCTTTTTAAAATATTTAGATGCCCATCATGAAAAACTTCAAAAGTTCCTGGAAATATACATGCTTTCTTCTTTTGGTTTAATGACATAAAAAAATCCTACTATACAGTAGGAATTTTATAATTTATTTGATTAATAATATTAATTTTTATTAAAAGAATGATTGTTTTGTCTTCTATTTTCTGGTTTTCTTTTAATTACTTCAGGTAATAGAATTTCTTCATCTTTCTTTTCAGCAAATGCTTTAGGCAATCCTTTAGCTTCTGCAACTGCATCACATAGTAATCCAACTAATAAGTAAACTGATTTAATTGAATGGTTGTTTGCAGGAATTACATAGTCTACTAAATCTGGGTTTGCATTTGTGTTACAAATAGCAATTACTGGGATTCCAAGATTTCTTGCTTCTTTAATAGCAATTTTATTAATTTCAGGGTCAGTTAGAATAATTACTTTTGGTAATTCTTTCATTGTTCTAATTCCTGAGAAGTATTTTGCATATTTTTCAGTTTTCTTCTTTAATTCAACTTGTTCTTTTTTAGTATATTTATTAATTTCTCCATTTTTGTGGATCAGAATTAAATTGTTGAATTTAGCAACTGACTTAGTAATTGTACTGAAGTTTGTTAAAGTACCACCTAATCATCTTTCATTAATATAGAAAGCATGTGATCTTTTAGCTTGTTCTTTAACATGGTTCTTAATAGTTTTTCCTCTAGTTCCAACAATTAATACTGGTGAACTTTCAGAATTACTGTTTGCTTTAACTAAATCTAATAAGAAATTGTAAGCAACATTAAGAGAAATAACTGTATGTAATAAATCAATAATGTGGTTGTTACCTTTTTTAGTATAGATAAACTTCTTCATTTTTGGATTTCATTTTCTAGTAGTTAAACCAATATGAGCTCCAGTTTCCATTAATTTATTAACACTTACTAATTTTCTAAAAGGTTTTCCTGTAATAGTAGGATTTTCTTTAATTTTTTGTAAGATATTATTTTCAATTTCTGCTACTTTTTCTTTAAATGAACTTAATTCAAATTTTGAACCAGTACTTGGTGTTGAATTTGAAGAAGATTCATTTGTATCTACTGAATTTGCAGTCTTATTAACTTTTTTTGATGAAACTTTTTCAGCAGTTTTATTAGTTTCATTTACTTCTGCTTTTACATCTTTTTTAGCAACTGTTCTTTTAGTTGTTTTACTAGATGATCCAGTTTTAGCCTCTGCTTTTTTAGGCATATTAATCTCCTTATAATAATTTAAATAACAAAGTATATTATATTATATTTGCCCTTTTAATTCATACTTTATGTAATTTTGTTTTTTAGTGTCCAAAACATATTACTAATTGTAAAAAAGTTTATTTTATAAAATTGTTTGACATTATTCATTAATTACTGTTTTAAAAAGATTAATAATGGTTGTTATTCTCAGTAAATCCCTTATTTTAAAACCCAAAATATAAAAGCATTATTTAAACTCTATATTGGTTAGTTTATTTGTTACAGGTAATAATAAAATACTTGTTATTATTTAATTAGTACTTGGGTTAACAAAGTGTTCAAATGAGAAGAAATTTATCTAGATATAAAAAATAAGATTGAAGATAGCACATATAGAGGTGACAGTTTTTTACCAACCGAACAACAACTATGTATTAAATACAAAGTATCTAGAGAAACTATTAGAAAAATATATTCAAAACTAGAAACTGAAAATTACATTTTCTCTATTAAAAACAAAGGAAGAATCATTAGAAGAAAAGATGTGGATTCTAATCTTTTATCATTTAGAGATTTAACAAAAAATAAATATAGATCTGAATACAAAATTGTATTTTCAAATGAGTCAAAAGTTGAAATCATTGTTAGAAGATATAATGAAAATAATTTATACATTTATGAGAAATCTAAAATCTATAAAAAATATGTAGATACATCATATATTTCAGATGACTTATTAAACAAAATAGGTATTTTAAATTATTTAAAAAAGTATAGTTATAACAAAATTAATAATGCAACAAAAAGATTTGTATTATCAAAAGATAATGAAGCAACAAAAGAAATTAAAAGTGATTTTTGTATCCTTAATGATTGTTTAGTTTTTGATGTAGAAAACAATGTAATAGAACATTCTAAAAACTACTACAATCCAATTTATTTTGAATATTACTTATTTGAAAAGTACAACAACTAATAATATCTTGTATATACAATAACTAAAAGTTAAAAACATCCTAATAAATAGATATTACAATTTTCTTGTTATTTATATTAAGGTGTAAAGATGAAAAAAGTTAAAATTGATACCTTTAAGCAGACAGTTGAACAACTTGTTGAAGCTTTAGGTGGTATTGATAACATCAATGAAGCTTTTCACTGTGCAACTAGATTTAGAGTAACTTTAAAAGATGACAATAAAGTAAATAAAGATAAGCTAAATCAAGTTGAAAAGTCAAAAGGTTTTTCAAAAGATGGAAATCAATGACAAATTATCTTTGGTACTGGATTGGTAAATAAAGTTTATGATAAATATGCTTCAATGTTTAACATTAAACAAACTAATCTAGAACAAAGTAATAAAGAAAAAGTTAAATGAAATAAAAATTATTCTATAAAGACTAATATCTTCCAAATTTCAAGATCTGGAGTTAGAGGATTTGCTTCAATTTTTATTCCATTAATCCCTCTATTTATTGTTGGAGGGTTATCTCTTGCATTCAATAGTATTATTGAGCAAAGTGTTGGAAAAGATGCAGAAGGAAATAGCAATCTTGCTAATTCTGCATTAGCAATTCAAATCTTATCAAAATTATTTACTACTATTGGTGGAGTAGTAATGGGATCACTATCTGTATTTATTGGATATACAGCTGCTAAAAGATGAGGAGGAAATCCATGATTTGGTGTAGCTATCGGATTGATTTTAGTATTCCCTTCATTCACAACAGCAAATACAAGTGTGGGAGATTTAAATAACAATACAATTTATTATCAGTTTGGAACAACAGCACCAACAAACCCAAATGGTGCAGTGGTACCAGTATTATGAAATAATGGTGTTAAAGTTTGAAATTTCCCAATATTTAGTATTCCATTAATTAGTTATAAGTCTCAATTTATCCCAACATTAATAGTGATTGCTATTATGGTTCAAATAGAAAAAGGAATGAAAAAGATTTCTCATGAATCTATTGCTATTATTACAGTTCCTTTAGTTACAGTAATTTCTTCAGTAATCTTAGCTTTTGTAATAATAGGTCCAATTGGATATTTAATAAGTTTAGTAATTGCAGAAGCTTTAAGAGGTATATTTGTATATACTAACTTCCCAGGATTTGGATTAGGTGGAGCAATATTAGGTGCAATTTATGCTCCTATTGTAATTACAGGATTACATCAAGGTTTCACACCAATTGAAGCACAACTACTATCACAATATGGTGAAAGTTGAATCACTCCAATTGCTTGTGTTTCAAACATCGCTCAAGGATTTGCATGTTTAACTGCAACATTATTTATTAAAGACAATAAATTAAAAGGAACAGCATATTCAGGCGGAATATCTGCAAACCTTGGAATTACAGAACCTGCAATGTTTGGGGTTAACCTAAATGTAAGACATTACTTTTTAGCTGCAATTATTGGAAGTGCAGTTGGAGGATATTGAGTTGGTATGACTCAAACTACAGCAAACAGTTTAGGTAGTGCTAGTTGATTAGGATTAGTTCAATTTGATTTCACAAGAACTGGAACTAATATCCAAAACTGATATGACACAGTAGCTAATCAAACTCCTTGAGGACAATATATGAATGGGTTCAATCTACCACCAATTGCAAATATAGCAATAGCTATGGCATTTAGTGGTTTAGTAGCTTTTATTGCTGCATTCATATTATCTCTTTCTAAACAAGGAAGACTTAATTTACAAGAAGTAAATAAGGGAATCCCAAACTATAAATTTATTGAAACTATGGGGTTAGCATTTACAAAATTCCAAGACATGGTTAAAACAACATTTGGAAACCTAATTTATAAAGAAGAAGGTTACAAAAAGAAAATAGAAGAAAAACAAACTAAATATGTGTATAGTCCAGTTGATGGTCAATTACTAGATTTAAAAACAGAAGTTAGTGATCAAGTATTTAGTAATGAATTATTAGGAAAATCATTTGTTATAAGACCTAATGAAACTCAACATTCACAATTACACAGTCCAATTGATGGAACAATTACTAATATATTTGATACTGGTCATGCAATTACAATTTCAAATAAAGATAATGTTTCAGTATTAATGCATATAGGATTAGAAACTGCACAAATTAATAAAGATGCAAGTGATCTACAAAATTTAAAATATTTTAAATTTAAAAAATTAATACTAAGTAAAGTTAAAATTAAAAATGAAATTGTTGATGTTCAATTAAATGAATTAGTAAATAATGGTGCAACTTCTAAAGATATTTATTGTTCAATCCTAAATGAAACTATTAAAGAAAATCAAATAGTTGAGTTAATTGCACAACCTGGTGCAATTAAACAAGGACAACCAATATATAAAATAACTACAGTTGACTCAAATTTATAATTGATCAGTCAATACAATTAAAACTAGATAAGGACTAGAAAAATTATGAATGATAGAGAAATTAGATATAATAGAGATTTTTTAAATTGAACAGATATTAGAAATGATAATCAGGCATATAAACCTGATTTTCATATTTACCCAACTAGAGGATTAATTAATGATCCTAATTGTGTGTTTTGATGACAAGACAATTTATATTGTTTTTTTCAACACCATCCAGCTAATACATTACACGGTTTAAAAACAATGTCATTAGCAAAAACTAGCAACTTTACAGATTATGAATATACATATATGGTTAATAAACCTGAAAATGACTTTGAAAGTCATGGAGTATATTCGGGTTCTTCTATTATCCACAAAGGTAGAATTATTAATTTTTATACAGGCAATAAAAGAGACAAAGATTGAATTAGAACTTCTTCAGTTGTTAAATCTGAATTTGATGTTAATACAAAAGAATTCAAGAATAAAAAAGTATTAATAACTAATGAAGAT is drawn from Malacoplasma penetrans HF-2 and contains these coding sequences:
- the uppS gene encoding polyprenyl diphosphate synthase, which encodes MNKLKHIAFIMDGNGRWAKVRNKSRTYGHSQGIKNLLEIVQCCIEKEIEQVSFFAFSMENWKRGKEEVNFLLNLLLKNLNGKLLNKMEDLGIVGKWIGFENNLPRTLVTTLKKIESQSSKFEKKIQVNLFFNYSGTLEILEALKDAQLDKEKMKPVEEYLITHSLLPIDLLIRTSGEQRLSNFCLFNLAYSEIIFEPKYWPDYNRETLLDNIEQYYQRDRRFGKA
- the frr gene encoding ribosome recycling factor, which translates into the protein MEWKIYKEEFDKKAEVKLEWLDSEFNKIKSGRPNPKILDHVMVEAYGDKSKLFEIANMQVVEGKQIVVKPYDKTLLHDINSAIQKENLGLSVQVDADSLRIIFPSPTEETRKASVKKVKEFSEQVKVEIRNIRKDVHHKIKDDKELREDELKWYEEDLDKLTREWNAKVDKAFAEKEKELMTI
- the pyrH gene encoding UMP kinase, with the protein product MNKELVILKISGASLKGKNDIIDLDFLREIGRQIKVLSNNYKVAIVLGGGNIWRGNIAKEIGMQRYKADQMGMLATVMNSLALQSLLTNINVKSRIFSTIEMEKIADSYIIRNLEESLNNNEIAILSCGTGRPYFTTDTGVAVSAAELGASYIMMGKNNVDGVYDSDPNKNPNAKFYKHLTYSKAIELGLEVMDITAATICKQSNIKTIVFKMNEKNGILNAFENKSKFTLVSEDEKDLDAFKFGIKNIKNNSEKSSNNWDNKVIDIKTIKEENSLNIDDIFENSIEELQKLKEDDIQKNQKKLNEIIKSFYQDNKE
- the tsf gene encoding translation elongation factor Ts; translated protein: MSISADKIKELRSRTQAGFMDCKKALEESDNDIEKAIAWLREKGISKAAKKASAIAAEGQTTVVEKGDNCVVLEVNSQTDFVSKNADFVKFVKDVAEVILKNKSADNVDSLVLPNKKTVADTAIDLTATIGEKISVRRAQLLTKKKGQSFGVYQHFNGRISAAVLIDGEVSSEVGKDVAMQVASMNPKFVNSSQVDKKWKDEEEKLLIQKTIEEGKPKEFAEKIVAGRMVKMLAEVCLEEQPFIKDNGITIIKYLKQNKANKVLEMVRFEVGEGIEKQEANFADEVKAQMKK
- a CDS encoding DUF1600 domain-containing protein, with the protein product MDQSLKQDILIIKKFQQIKLPLWLLLSPIFGTMVFITFFRSFFKALSEREFAHMFFLKIHFYKTIVMNLNLLLLIFIFSLLGLFTNDIVYVSVTIPLIIISIIFQYIYQYKMTKWVIKNIDVKFKNYYLKKYHQEINMDIDIDTPLDIDINQIFYEFKYKLWHISKTDFIYKKPITFDYTKYFHQESAYKTYIGFHQYFYVTKNFRASFSNIWYLGMMYLLNLLNPVIDANKIKKFLILVYIKNFFFYLLYLANYLFIVLAFLLHIWELDWINITNALAYSYLFLIFNFAAIFLVHCLVSKLINLIIKKIILKDIKNNPLN
- a CDS encoding DUF1600 domain-containing protein is translated as MIVLLNSLSPILDIKKLKQFLFIIHLKNLFFGVLYILNYLFILLIFIFKAFQINGLINIMNPIFPILVSVGSFLVILLLHAFISRIINLFIKKIVLKDID
- a CDS encoding IS256 family transposase; the protein is MAKKEKSSTEKLLEKLGVENKEDFDNLLKELTKSFIEKSLDVEMDGHLGYEKWDQNSREFSNNYRKGKTKKTLNTKYGKLDVEIPRDVNSTFEPQLVRKHQRNLNDIEHNIIKLYSKGMSTREIQDVFLDMYGVGVDKDLVSRVTDKILPEILTWQSRPLEDIYPIIFVDGIRFKVRDDSQFLEKSVYIILGVNLEGIKEILGFWIGETESAKQWLSIFNDLKSRGVKKVFISCSDNLTGISDAFKSAFPETYIQKCIVHQVRNSTKFVRYDHLKEFTADMKKIYQAPNFDVSMKALKIFTEKWSSKYGYATKSWNNNIEELTTFFQFPAEIRRLIYTTNLIENVNRNIRKITKAKGGITSVNALSKLIYLRLINISENWKSRVANWGLILQQLKILFENEI
- a CDS encoding L-lactate dehydrogenase, which produces MKTRKVVLIGCGAVGTSFLYSALNQGLFDEYVLIDAFDNLSKGNAWDFEDANAIMSTPAGMIKSGTYEDCADADVVVITAGVPQKPGGETRLQLVGRNAKIMEEIATNVKDSGFDGITVIASNPVDIMGSVYAKVTGFEPNKVIPSGTILDSARLQWEVAKRIKINPASLEVYVVGEHGDSSVSVFSQASVGSIPLSKYRKFSDSQKRAIHKDVMRKAYKIINTKRATFYGIGACLARICKAVLRDENVILPVSIKKNADSDIYIGWPAVVGKDGWHSPLKLTLLAEEKRGFQKSYNSLKKVFEVTWSELGRSEY
- the coaD gene encoding pantetheine-phosphate adenylyltransferase: MSLNQKKKACIFPGTFEVFHDGHLNILKRALKLFDFVYIVVAINNTKTSSDLEKRYQKVEEKIDSLSIKNVEVIKWDSKISDFAKIKTIYFIIRGIRDVNDFKFEKYIADIYKQEWDKLEVVYFFSEKKLENISSRKIINLNKGKNDYEN